CCTCCTGCGCCACCACTGCCGAAAAACTCATCATCGCCCATCGTACCCAATGCCTGCGTGTAAATCTCGGATAATAACAACAACGCCGGCCACGGATCTTGAACTTGATCTTCCTCCGATTCCCCTAAAAGTCGACTACGAGGTTGAGCAAGTGGTACGAGTCCTCCATGAAGACTTTCTGACGAAGACGACATCATCTCCCTCCCCAAACCAGACGACCGAACCCACCCTCTCCACAACTCTTTCACAATACCGCCGACCTGACCGCCTCCTCCTGTTCCAGTGTTATTCCAAATCAAGGAAACAAGggaatccctctttcccggCCAGATGCGCAAGATCGCGGATAGTACACGGAGCATCTGATACCGCACAGGAGACGTGGTATTGGAGGTAGATGTCGAGGTGAGTAAAGAGCTGATATGAGTGGAAGAAACGAGCGTTTGAACGCGTTTCAAGGTTTTCCCGTCGACTGGCGGCGGAATCGAAGGGGGTGAGTCGAAGGAATCGACAACGGTAACTCGGATGCCGTTCATCGTCATGTCTTCGCCTTCCGACTCTGGTGTTTTGGCTGCTTCTGGATCGAATATATTGATCGGTAGGCCATCGAGGATGTCGGCTACCAGCTTCAGGTAGCCAGCTAGAGCTTGTTTTGGTAATTTCGTGTATCGTGGGGGTGTGAAGACCAGGAGGTTGGACAATAGATGGACGCGATCGTCTAGCTTTAATGATGAAACGATGGTTTTGACTATACGGGGGGATAACTGAGTTAAAGGAAGTGACGCTGAAAAGGTCGTCAAGGTTTGAAGGGGTAGTCTATTCGGTAGAAGAGGGATGgtgaggatgtggatgaggAGTAAACGGATGTTTTCGTCTGACGTTGGAGGTGAGAAAAGAAGTGTTATCAGGTTTGGTAGTGCAGGTGACGATTTGGTGATTTCTCGAAGAGAGTCTGAGAGTAACGAGTAGAAATCGGGGCTCGGTGGCAATTTCGAGATAGATGTTAACGCGGTTAAGAAGGATATGTGGTATGGGGTGAATGGCGAAAGGACGTCCTTCGAGACCAAAGAGAGCAGGATTGTTGCGATAATTTTAAGGTTGAGGGAAGGAACGGTCGATAAGCGTTCTGTAAAGAGTATCGGGGTTAACAAAAGGGAAGTAAATTTGGTAATGAAAAGACAAAAACTTACCCAAATATCGTCCAACGATTCCTCGGCTCCATTTTCCCAACACTGCTCTATGTTTCTCATCCACATTCTGTCTTCCAACAAAACATACCCGCCTGACGATACCAACCTCGAGTAAATCCGCCGAAAGCCTTTCGTCAATCTCTCTAAAAATTCTCTCCCTAattcttctcctttccaACTCTCCTCGCCACCACCCTTGCACTCGCACAGCAGCGTCGACCCGCCGTCTGTGCTCTATACGTTCATGTCGACGGGCTTTCGCAGATTCTAATGTTGATTGAGCTGTATTAGTTGTAGAAGTGCCGCCCAAGTTGATTTGTCTTCGTCTAGAAGAATCGGCGCCGTTGAAGAGAGGGAGCATGGAACGATAGATGGAAGATAGAGGTGAAAAGAGCTGTCGATGTCCGTGGCTTCCGTGACGCGTTCGTCAGCTATTTGCACCTGTTGACCAACACCTTCCCGAGATCACTGTTCCGCGTCCGTTTCGCGAACATCCATCCCACTCTCATCTCTTTTTACACCCCACCACAGTCGCCGGGTTATGAATCCATTGAAACACCGACGAGAAAAAGACCTGGAGGACGGTCTAGGGATAGAAGTTGGATAGCGGCATTCAATTGGGACCGATACATTATACCAGGACTTGGCGAGCATGCAGTACCAGTCCTCATGCAGCCTTCCGTGCCACCGCAATTTCAACGAACATCCTTTTGTCTACGTACTCTCGAAGAGAGTTCTGAAATATTATCAAACTTGGCTGATGAAGTGGAAACCTCGGTTTAAAGGTGCGGAATACCTTTGGATCTATACTTTTCCTTGAACTGATCGAAAGATCACTCTTGAATGTTTGAATCATCACTAGCCTTCTCTCCCCTGCATAGATGAAAGATCGCAACGGCTGGTTATTCTTCCACAGTTCAGTCCCTAATACTGCTTCCTCGCGGGGCGCGGCCGATACTCCAATACGTACGTACCCCCGGACCGTCTCTTAAGCGGAGTTTGTTATAAAATCTACATTGAACAGAGCCAGAAAAAACAGTCATCCGAATTTGAGCTGATCCAGCTTATCACCCGTCGTCAAAACGTGATTCTGTTTCTTTCCATCGAGTCCCTCAACCACCTTTCCTCGCAGTAGGGCTCTCCGAGCTCAGCACTGCTCAGGTATGTAACGTCGAGATGGCGTCTTGTTGTCATCTAATATCAATTTATCTGAAGTTTCCCTGTACGGCAAACTATTTATTTTTAATCGAGTTCTCTAGAACTCCGCACCTCCGCAACCGGTGAACTTGTCAAAGGGATTCGATAATTCCATGGCGGCGCTGCGGGAAGAGATTAAAAGGAAGGAAGCGTATAGTATAAAAGATTTTTGAGAATTCCAAGGTGCATCATACATTTTCATTCTTGCCACGAATACCCGACCATAATGGCTTCGGTTTATATAATAAAGGAAGTAGCTCGAATTGAGCTTAAGGCCATCAACCGAACAGATCGGTAACACTACCCTTCGTCTTAAGCATCGGAAGATCCTCCACACCTCTCAATTCAACCCACTGATCCTCCTCCTGTCCATAAACCTTGTACTTCTCCTTCGAAATCTGGAATGGGCCTTCATGCACTGAGATCGTTGGAATCGGAGTTGACGTCGGCGTAACAAAGGACAGACATCTTGCAGCATCAGTAGGCGTCGTCCTTGGCTTTTGATTTGTCAACGTCTTCGAAATCACACCCTTTGGAACCGCGAAGCCGTAGTAGCCCGGACAGTCTCCAGTTGGAAATCTGTATGCACTGGAATACACAATCCGACCAACAAGATGAATAACGTTAACATTTGGCTAACACGGGAGTGTCAACTGTAACCACCCACATGTAAACACTTCGCAGGAAACGAATTCCCAGCACGAAGTTCGGTGACGGGCCAACAGCTACGCGACAGAACCCTAAATCGTTGATGACGGGACTGGACTCTTCAATGATCTCCCTCACGGGGTAGTTGACGCCTGTGGCAGATTGAGCCCCTAGTTCTTCGTGCAGGACCACATTGCAATACATACCATTGATATCGACCGAAAATTCGAATTTTGACGTTTCGTTACATAGAATATCAAACCATCCATCCTCATGAAGGGTAGCTTCTTGGAGCGGCCCGGTAAGAGACTCGTTCAAAAAAAAGTACACGATATTTGGGCTTAGATAAATTTCCTTGCTCTCTGCCAAACAGAAGTTCATCAATTAAACGGCCAATAATGCAGAAGAAAAGATCCAATACATACGACTTGACAATGATGCCGTGATGGGATATTGGAGCGGTAACACATTTTGGTTATAGGCTCTAAAGGCATCAACTTGGATCTCTAAGGAATCCCCCAATTCTGGCACCCAGTTAATCTCCCCTTGATACTCGGTAGGATCCAATGCTCCGATGGTTAACCGAGGATTGCTTCCTCCCATGCGGAGCCCCCATACAGGATTTAGAAGTTGACCTTCTTCATAAAGTCTCAGGGGGAGGTTCTTGGAACGCCGAGTGGTGTTGAGTGTTGGTGAAAGTCCCAGACGGCCTAAAATATAATGGCATGACCAGATAGACATTAGTGGACACCAATATCAAATAATTGAGCATCGTCACCTCCAATGAACCGGCTGTTCAACACTTGAGAAGTCATATGATCAATGAAGACTACAGAGCAACTTGGACTGAGTAGAGAAAGTGAATATAGTTGATAACCAACCTCACCTATAGAAGCATTAGTGTCCTGTAAAACACCTCCCAAGGTCACTGTTTCAGTTCCTCTTGCTCCTCCAAGGTTTATACTGTCTACTCTTTCAGGCTAAAATTAATGAGGTTATCCTTACTCAACTTGGGAATGGAGTCAACAACCCACAGTAATattgaagcttgaggaaTAACTTGGATCATACATCCATGCACTTGGACAAAAATCACACTCAGGTATCACAGCAGCTGAGAGATAATCGTCTATTGAGATTTGGAAGGAGGTGTTCTGAGGAGGAGTGCCAATAGCAATATCAGCTTGATGAGAAAAAGATTCACTGATTATTAGAGATGGTGGAGCATGGATTGGAAGTGATACCCAGTCTTAAAGATAGATTTTACTCAGTACTAGTGATATGAAGTATATCAAACTGAAGCTTACTTTTGGCAATGCAAACAGATAGTAGATATGGTAGAAGTAGTATTCTGTGCAATAACCTGTATGGCTGGATTATTGGAGGAGACATTGTGAGTAGCAAAAATATTGACCACATGGTTTTTAAGCCAGATAGCTTTCTTACAATATGCTGTTAACTGCTGTTGAAGCCCCTGGAAAGCATGAAAAATCAATCACATCAGACATTGCCTTATTTTTGATAGTGAGAAAGTATGAGCAACAATAGAGCTGTAGAGACTCCCCCCAGACACTCCTTAATCTGTCAATGAGAGGATTGACAGATAAGTGAAAACTGTTACAATTCAAGATGTAGGGTCAGAATCAAATCAATATATCTTTAGTCTTTACTAAATTATCTATCAGGAAACTTCTGATTCATTGCTTGAAATATAAATAGTGTGTTGTCATCCATTAGACTTTAAATGTGAATCTCCCCTAGACTGATCCTCATAAGTCtcttttgatttctttgCTCTTAGTTACTAGACTAAAACCCCAGAATAAACAGTTCTTTGGTTGCAGACTCAAGACTCAACAACCTTCATTCCTCATATATAAACTTTTTAAATTTAATATAATCAATTGCTCAAAATACATACAAGTCTGCCCTGAAGTGGTTAGCATCTGAGTGATTAACATCTGAGTGTTAGCAATCACCAGTTCTGACCTGGTGACGACGTTGCACAAAGCTTTCAAACAAtgagaagagagaagaaagagatttCTATTACTGGCAAGAATAAACCAGCTCAAGACTAAGGAAATACATGCTACTAGTTACTCTTTATATACTATTTTCTAGTCTAACATGTGTCTACGGTGTGGTATCTACAATGTGGCTACAGCATGTTGATGACTCATGAAACAGGAGAAACATGTGTCTACCGCATGTATGTAACATGTGGCTACAATGTGTACAGTACACGTGAGTTGATAAGATATAGATCAGATCAGATGGAAGATAGCtatgatatgataagatgaaAGAAAGATAATCTAAGAGAGAAGCGAATTCATGACACTGAGCTGTGATGGAGATCTAATACTGCACAGTAGTTAGTGCCAATATTCTAGCAACTATCATGATTTCCAAGCCTGCTTAAACCTGTTCAATTTCTCCCTCAGTATTATTTAAAATAAGTATCTAGTGAGCCAGGAGTAAATCTTGTCACTCTGGCAGCAACTTTGTTTATCATTTAGCTTGTCTGGTTGAATGCTTCATGACAGTAACCTTATGTAGTGTGTTTGTAGAAAATAGAATTTATAAAGCCCAAGTCAAAATTATAGTATATGCAGCTTGGTACGACTTCCTGGTCCATTACTGTCCACCATCAGTACAGCAcgattcttcaacttctcaaGCCCCACTTCATTGTCAAAGTCACCTCCAACTCTAGTACCCATATCCTCACAAACCTCTGGGATATTAGACCCTTCCATAGCTATACCCAAGGAAATAAGTGTAAATGGGGCAGCATGTGGTCGGAAGTAGCAGTAAATAATCCAAATTACTATAATCCCAAATAGAACTGTGGAAAGGATAACATGGGGGATTGAACAGGTGAATATTAACTGCATGGTTTGAATTCGTCCTGGCACATATGTGCTGGCTATTTGCCCAGATAGATATGAAAGTGTTGATGCTTGGACTGCTTGTTGATAAGCCAATGTAATATTAGATAATGGAAGGGGTTTGAGAACTTGAGCATCAGCTAAACTCTTTCTTGGTGTGATTGGCAAAGAGGTGCTGTTCCAAACACTTGGCccaaagaagagttttaCTTGACCTGCATTGCCAATTCCTTTAAAACCAGTGTCTGGACCCTGGAAAAAGTCATTAGAGTGATACACAAGTCTTGATGCTTATTCATACCGAACCAGCTGTATATTCAATAATGCTCTGATACAGTAAAAACATTAATCTCTTATAGACATTCTGAAAGGTCAAGCATGTACATACCATTTCAAGCATCAATTGAGCTTGCAACTGATTGATATTTCCTTGTCTTCTAAGCCCTGTCCGCTCATAGACATCTGGCTTTCCCATTTCATCTAATCTCACTTCTTGTGTCACAACAGAAGCCCTAGGTTTGCAGACCAAGAGAGTGAATTGTATTGTTGTGAGGTTCTGTGGTTCTGTAAAATTTGAATCTTTAATAGCATTCAAACCACCATTTAAGTCAAATGTCAATTCTTGTGTTGGAATCCCAGTGAAGTTGATTATAGAAGTGTCGGGCCCAGGCAACACTTTTGTTTCAGAGGTGGGAGTTACTTGTGAGATTAACCACCCCATAGTGCCATCAGTAATAGGATCCTGAGTGGTTGTGTTTATCCAGGTTGATAGATCAAGGATTAAGCCTCCTCCgatgacttcaatatccttGGAATAAGTCCTCCCCAGGGGAAGAAGATATGAATTGAAAATTGACTGTGAAGGAAGAGTGATATTGATCTTTTGAATACCATCGTCTAGAAAGGGTGAGGCAGGAGGATCTGGGGTTTCCCAGGAGCAGATTGGATCCATGACAATAACATCAGTGAGGTAACGTGTTCGCACTCCAGGAGAGAATCCTATCGGAACTGGCACAGCATACTGAGGGGAGGTAGGAAGGAATGGGGTGTTTTTACCTGAAATAAAAGCCACAATCAAATCAGGACAATTGTATGAATCAAGGTGAGTCAAAAGCTTACCAACGATAGTTTGTACCCAGGCCATTGAAGATCCTTCCATTAATCGACTGCtgaacttatcgtttaaATCCGTAGTAAACGATATGACATTTGAGCTGGGGCACGTGTCAATATTGGAAGTATAGACGGGCCTTGCCTAAACCTACTTATAAACACTACCAAGGGGAAGCGCCCCAACTTGAATAGCCACAACACTACTCTCTTCGACGAAGGTCTGCTCTACGGACACTGAAACACCGGAATGATTCTCAGTCTGGAATGGTCGCAGATATAAGCTAATACCTACAAGCTGCAGGGGCGAAAGACGATATGACAGTGGCGAGTAAGCCAGCCAGAATTGCAGTAGAGTAATACCCTGTGAATAAAACAAAAATCATCAGCCCACCACGCCCCATCAGGTACACCGTATTGGCAGCTCACCCGACGAGTTCTTCCTAACGACTGAGCTCAAGCCTTGAAACAAGCCATACGATGGTGTCGAAACGTCATTGACCGACTTCAGAGGGGCGCCCTTCAAATTTGAATTCTTGACGACTCGGAAGAACTCTTCACTCTTGAATTGTTCCAAATAAGTCACGGTGCACCATCTTCGCTAACAATGCGACTCACCTTGAGGTCGCCGAGCAAAGATTGTAGGGGCAACAGAGCTATCGCAATAATAAGAATGTTGATTGTCGTGACACCAGCCTTGATGACAACTAAGAACCCGGAAAGTGTCCATCAGCAGCGTCCTTTGAATTATCGTGAGCACTTACTGAGATGGTCTGCTGGATTATCAACTTTGTGCACTCGGACAGGAATGACGCGCGAGGCAGCAGCGTAGCAGAATCCAAGATACCCAAAGGCCACCATTGGAAGGAATAGTGTCATCCATAGAAGCTTGA
Above is a genomic segment from Marasmius oreades isolate 03SP1 chromosome 4, whole genome shotgun sequence containing:
- a CDS encoding uncharacterized protein (MEROPS:MER0000904); protein product: MSPPIIQPYRLLHRILLLPYLLSVCIAKNWVSLPIHAPPSLIISESFSHQADIAIGTPPQNTSFQISIDDYLSAAVIPECDFCPSAWMYDPSYSSSFNITPERVDSINLGGARGTETVTLGGVLQDTNASIVFIDHMTSQVLNSRFIGGRLGLSPTLNTTRRSKNLPLRLYEEGQLLNPVWGLRMGGSNPRLTIGALDPTEYQGEINWVPELGDSLEIQVDAFRAYNQNVLPLQYPITASLSSQSKEIYLSPNIVYFFLNESLTGPLQEATLHEDGWFDILCNETSKFEFSVDINGVNYPVREIIEESSPVINDLGFCRVAVGPSPNFVLGIRFLRSVYIAYRFPTGDCPGYYGFAVPKGVISKTLTNQKPRTTPTDAARCLSFVTPTSTPIPTISVHEGPFQISKEKYKVYGQEEDQWVELRGVEDLPMLKTKGSVTDLFG